The nucleotide window TGACAAAGGCAGCCGCTATCTGTCTGAGATAATGAAGTGATTCAGACATACCCGCTCTTTTATCTGCGAAGCCAAGGAAGATCAGTGCCTCGCCGGCATTTTCCCAAAAACGTCTATATACTTCTTCCTGGAAAGCCAGGTGACTTCCGGCCGGTTGTTCTGCAGTTATCTGCCAGTCAAGTTCAAACGAACCCTGCGCCTGGATTATCACAATGAGTTCTTTGTTGATTATTTTTTCATCCTTTCAAACATGATAACTTCTTAATGTTCAATGACTTTTAACTCTTCCATCGGAAAATGCCTTACGTTTTTAGTAACCAGGATAAGAGAATTCTCGACCGCGGCCGTGGCAATAAGTGTGTCTGAAATGCTGAGGTTTATTCCTTTTCTCTGAAAATCCCGCTTGTACAGGCCCGCCGCCATTTTTGCAGTCTTGTAATCTATTTGAACGTAACCCATCGCTTCAAGAAACTCCTCGACCCGGGATAGTTCTTCAGGACGGACACCTGAAAATATTTCTGTTACTACTATGGCGCAAATAAAAAAAGAGCCTTCATGTGACAACTTGTCCAGAAGAACTATGGCATCTTGGCGGCCTCGAAATAAATCTATCAGGATCGTTGTATCTAAAAGAAAACCGTTATCTCTCACCAAAGAGAGCTTTCCTCCTGATCTCTGATTCTTCCCTTATTTTTCTTACCCAGTCTGCAGCGTCTTCAGATGTTTTTAGT belongs to Desulfotomaculum sp. and includes:
- a CDS encoding VapC toxin family PIN domain ribonuclease; the encoded protein is MVRDNGFLLDTTILIDLFRGRQDAIVLLDKLSHEGSFFICAIVVTEIFSGVRPEELSRVEEFLEAMGYVQIDYKTAKMAAGLYKRDFQRKGINLSISDTLIATAAVENSLILVTKNVRHFPMEELKVIEH